The window TTGTGAAAAATTGACCCGTTCTTGTCAACTTGCGTTAACAAATGAATAGATACGTAGGCTGCACGAAAACAACATAGATAAAGTTAATTGACGTTATCACTTTGTGCAAGCTCATACTTATCTGATCTCTGACCAAGTGGAGCCCGCTCGTGTGAGCCTGGATAGTTTTTGGCCTTTAATCCAAAACGAGAATTTATAGCCCTTGTCCGGTGGTTCTGTCCCCATCGATCCCTTCATAGGCCCAGTTAGATCTCCCCCGCAATTAGATTAGAATAGAGTATGATAAAAAGTAGGGTTgacgattgacaaaaaaaaaaaaagagaatttatAGCCCTTGTCCCTTGCCACTTTGTGTTGAATTGGAAAactcactacaagaaaattgcgtTTCTGTGACAGgcaaaagtcgtcactaaaaattCAGAAGTCGTCACAAAAAAAGTCAGTGACGACTTTTACTGCTGTCATAGAGCTGTCACTAGTTCTATGTCACAAAAGGGGGTCCATGTGACGACTGTTGAAAGTCGTCACAAACGATTTCGCTTTTGTGATGACTCTTGTCGTCACTCATTGTTGTACATTGTGTGACGACTTTTATTGTCACTAAGCTGGCTAAATTCTTGTCATAGTCAACCCTTGGAGTTGTCACATTATGCTTCCGttcagtgacgacttttgttGTCATTGTTTTCCATCCATAAAAAGTGACGACTTTCTGGTGTCACTAGTGAAACTTGTTggcagtgacaacttttttattgtcatttatttttttgtaaaaagcaATAATCTAATGTTAATTACGCAACATAGCtgccaacaatcacaaaacgtTCATTGAGTGAGTagcaaggagaaaaaaaaagccaaCATACGAAAAGAAAGCCAACATTCATTTCGAATAGAAGATCAAcccaaatacatatatatatactatgAGGCATGAACGCGCTTCGCGCGATGGAAATATAAAATGCCCTGTCCAGTTttgaagtaataaaaataacaatttattTAGAAAAGTATATTTTTTAGTATAGTTATTCCACAAGTTAAGTTTTGTTGATACTTTTTGGCCGTTTCTTTTTGGCCGTTTCTCACAAAGCCTCTAGTCAATGGCAACCGTCAACTTGCATTTTTTGCAAAACCATTTCTGGTGCAAAAATGGAACCAATGTAGTATATAATAcagagcaagaaaagaaagagcatCCCACGAGTTGGTTATTTACTCATTGAGAAACTTTTGTGGCCTATGATAGCAAACACAATTGGAGTTAAACAAGCCTATAATGTGGTCTAATAGACTACAATCTTAAGCATCCATTCAACACTATATCAAAGTTTCACGATGACAACTGTTTGAGGGGGCCTATACAGAACATGAAATTATGAATCTCTTAAAGACTGTATTCACCTCTTCAGCCAGTGACAGGAACTTTTGAGACTCATCAGAAGCATAACCAGAAGAACCTAGAACTAACATTCCCGGAGCAAAACATGCTAAATCATCCATCTGCACATAATTTTGAAAGACAAAtactataaattaataattactCCTCCACAAAACAATTAGGATATTTAATCTTGCAAGTTCACACGTCACCTTGTCAGTTAGGGAATTTCCAATCTTTTCACAGATATATGCAAAGGATGAAGGGGTAGTTCTCTTAACCAAGCTTGAAAGACCTTTCATTGATGTCTCCCACATTTCTCTGCTTGCAGATTCATGAGAAGAGTTACTTCTCCAGGATATTCTAAGTTTATCTCAAAGTGTGAAAAAGAACTTAAGATAGCAAAGTAAAGAAATCTACTCCATGCTCAACAACAATGCAATAAGCAATATGTACATTAAACTTCAATGTCATTAGTCTCTCGCTTTGAGCTCATAATACATTTTTCTAATCCCATATACGTGACGTTTCTTTTACCTATATTTTCTCAGGATAGCTGACACACTTTGATAcaagtctatatatatatatatagacacacacacacacacacaaacattaAAATAGAAATGTGAATGCTTTGCAGAAAGTATGCCTTTTGGGAAAAGATCGATATATCTAAGGAAAGAAATGCCAATGTTTACCTGTAATGATTTACAGAAGCAGTTTTGTTTCCTTGTATCCACACCTTGAGTAAATACTCATAAAAGCTGCCAAAAGAAGAGCTTTTACCATTATTCAAATTACAAATAATacaaagtaaagaaaagaaaaaagtataTTTTCAAAGCCATGGAAATGAGATATACAGGAGGATAATTTTGAAGGGACCTAAATGAAAAACAAATGCTATCTATAGATTATGAGATAATTACAAAGCAAGCACTGCTAAGGAATGTAAACATATTGAATAGATTGTATCTGTCCCCCATAGCCCCAGAAGTGATGGTAGAATAGGATGTTGTGCCCCTCTGGGGATTAACATAGATGGGAAGCAAACCATCAGTAGGAAAGGTCCTGCtaagaaataaaataacatTCTCCACCT is drawn from Coffea arabica cultivar ET-39 chromosome 1c, Coffea Arabica ET-39 HiFi, whole genome shotgun sequence and contains these coding sequences:
- the LOC113741323 gene encoding mannosyl-oligosaccharide 1,2-alpha-mannosidase MNS1-like codes for the protein MLDLISVQNPLCFNFKKENEVGSVKQVKTFEPLAVVGGLLSAYDLSGDKVFLEKAQDIADRLLPTYDTPSGIPYNVISLAHENLHNPGWTGVDSILTDSGTEQLEFIVLSQRTGNPKNRQKVENVILFLSRTFPTDGLLPIYVNPQRGTTSYSTITSGAMGDSFYEYLLKVWIQGNKTASVNHYREMWETSMKGLSSLVKRTTPSSFAYICEKIGNSLTDKMDDLACFAPGMLVLGSSGYASDESQKFLSLAEEVNTVFKRFIISCSV